CGTAATCCAAAGATTCCTAACATGCAAAGTACGGAACCCTCAATCGCATATTGAGGAATGAAGTTCAATACCAATACATAAGCACAACATCCTAGCGTTACCGGAATTGCATACAACTCATGAGACATTAAAAGTGTTTTCCGGCCTGCCAAAATATCCCGCAATAAACCCCCGCCAATTGCAGTAATTACGCCTAATATCACCGGGGCTACCGGCAAACCGAAATCCATGCCCCAGGCCTTGTCTGCTCCCTGAATAGCAAACAGTGCGGCACCAAAAGCATCGATATATAGCATCCATCGGTATATCTGAGGTTGAGTAAAAAAAGATTCGGCAAAAAATGTTAGGACGCTAGCGCCCAATGCAAGCCAAACATAAATCTGGCCCTCAGACCAAAAGATAGGGGCTTCCAAAATAATGTCCCGAATAGTACCCCCGCCAATTGCGGTAATTAAACCGAGCACTAAAACACCAAACAGATCAACGCCACGATCAGCAATCGCAAGGACGCCAGTGACCGCAAAGGCCATGGTTGCAATGATGCCAATCCAAAAATTAATTTCATCCATAACAAACAGTCTAAAGGAATTGAAAAGCCCTTCACTCGAATTCGCTTCCTTAATATACTGTTAGCCATGAGTCCAAGGAAAGTACTTATATGAAACCCAAGCTTTATAGCTACTGGCGCAGCTCGGCAGCTTTTCGTGTTCGTATTGCACTTAATCTCAAGGGTATGGACTATGAAGTGATTCCTATCCACCTTAGCAAAAATGGTGGCGAACAACTATCTGAGGCCTATATAAGCAAAAATCCAACTCGCCTCGTACCACTATTGGATGATGGAAAAAATTGCATTCATCAATCACTCGCCATCATTGAGTACTTAGATGAGATTCAATCCACGCCAGCACTACTCCCAAGTTCACCGATCGATCGCGCTTGGGTGCGCTCATTAGCAATGGATATCGCTATTGATATTCATCCCATCAGTAATTTACGAGTGCTTCGTTACCTAATAAAACAGGTTGGGGCAAGTAATGAGGCCAAAGATACTTGGTACCAACATTGGATTAAGGTGGGAATGGATAGCCTTGAAAAAAAATTAGGCGCTGATCCCCGCGTTGGACGTTTTGCCTTTCGTGATCAGCCTGGTCTCATTGATATTTGTCTAGTGCCCCAACTCTTTAATGCTGTAAGTACGAAAATGGATATGAGTCCTTACCCCACTCTAATGAAGATCTTTAATGAGTGTATGAAGTTACCCGCATTTATTGACGCCTCTTGGGAAAAACAAATTGATGCAGAAGGTTTAAACCCTTCTATTTAATTTGAGATTCCAACATTTTGACTAATGCATAGACTGACTCGTTATACGGAGTAGCGACCTTATATCGCTTACCTAGCTCCACAATATAGCCATTCAAGAAATCAATTTCCGTCATTTTTCCTCTAGCCAAATCTTGAGCAGTTGAGGAAACTTGGGTAAGCATCGTGGTTGCTATAGATTTATTTACCGCAAGCGCCTCCGACATACTAATGTCAACCTTTTCATGCGCAGCAATTACCAAAAACTCTTTAGTAATTTCCTCGATCAGCTTGACAATACCAGGGGACTTCATCATTTCACCATAGGGTATTTGGCCAATACCCGAGATAGCATTAAAAGAACAGTTCACCATAAACTTGAGCCACATATCTCTTTTAATCTGGGGCGCAAGCGAGCATGGAACACCTGCCTCTTCAAATAGCCTGGTGATCTCTTTGAGATTTTGATCGCCAACAGAGGTGCCCTGCCCTAGATTGCCAATCAGCAACTCTCCTCTACCATGATGCTTCATAGTTCTTGGGCCAATCATCTCTGCAGCAACATACACAACCGCCGCATAAATCGGATTAGCAATGATTTTGGAAGCAAGATCAATATTAGCCACACCATTTTGCAAGCTCAGAATGACCGCCTTACTTGGCAGAATAGATTTCACCTCAGCTAGCATGCGCTCTGTATCGAGAGACTTCACACTCAGTAACACTAAATCCGCATCACTCAGAATGGAAGGGTCAGCGCTTGCTTTAACCTGAACTGTTTCATGAAATGCTTTGCAATCCATCTCCAAACCAGACTCATTCAGAGCTGCGGTACGCTCTGGCCTAGCGATAAAAGTGACGTCATGATGCCCACGAGCCAACATACCGCCGAAATAGCAGCCAACTGCACCTGCACCTAATACGTATATCTTTTTATAAATCAAGTACCAGTGTTCCGCTCTTAATATGGGAGATACAGGGAGTTAAATACTCCTGGTGCTCAGTTTCACTCAAAATGCAATCACCATGCTCTACATCACCACTGATGTATCTTGTCTTACAGGTGCCGCAAAGCCCGGATTGGCATGAGGTTGGAACTTCAATGCCGATCTTAGCTAGAGCATCAATGATTGATTCGGCTCTCGTGATGCTTATTTTTTGGCCAGTGCTCTGAACCTCAATCACTAACCCTTCAGAGTCCACGCTGGAAATTTTATTCACTTTTTTGCCTCTCTCCACAAAAATAATGGGCTGCAATAGCAGCCCATACCTTCCAATTGATTGATTAATGCTTGAATTGTGCCTTTGCAGTTTGCTCGAGCTCTTCCATTTTTGCTTTTACAAAGTCGTTACGCTCTTTGCCCTTGTACTGCTCACTCTCCGTCAGAATAGCGATCACACCCTTAGCGACAAAGCGTCTTTGAGCCACCTCTTCTTCAGTGCTAGCGCCGATTGGCAATTCAAAAACGTTGCCAGAGCAATAGCTGTTAGGTGCGCCATTAATTTCTTTGAGCCACTCAGAAAATGCTTCCGCACTCGCTGCAGGATTAGATCCACGCACTGCATCACGCAACATCTTTCTAAATAAATAGGGGCCGGCATCAAACTTTGTGGGGTTCTCCAATGCATGAATAGCAATTGGTCTTTGGCTAATAATGGCTTCATAGTCACCAGGGGCGTACTGGGCCATTTTGTAGTTAGAGCGTGCTCTGTGATCAGATGGAATCTCCACAAGATCATTAATCGTGTGATTGCCAAAACGCTCATTTCTTCTTAAGGCAACCTGACCATCTAAGAAATCAATGGACTCATATCCAACCAACTCTTTTTGTCCGATGCCTCGAGTATCAATACCAGGGCCCATCACACGCCAACCAATCATCTTGCTATTAATGTCATCGACTGGAACTGTCCAGCGGATGATATGAAAGCGACTAAATAATTTCTTATTAGAACCATCTTCCGATGTGTAAGCATGCAAACTCAGATTTGGTAATACCTGATGTTGAACTCGTATAAATAATTTTTCGTTATTTACACGACGAGCGCCAGAACAGGCCAAACCTCTACCGCCATGAATGGGGACAAACTGCATATCAGGATGAACTTCCATCGTAGGGGCTCCCACCTCATCAAATGTAGTGCCCTGGTAGTGACCACCAACCACGTTTTTGGCAGCATGCAGTTCAGCTGTGTGGAAATTATCTGCAGCGTTATCTTGTACTTGCAACCAATTGCAATGCTGAAAATTACTGTAAGGAACTAACTCATCTCCAGGTGCTACCGTAAAATCTGACTCCCATTCAGGAAATGGTGGCTCTTTATCTGGAGCGCCCATATACGCAAATACCAAACCGTTTCTTTCGAATGCCTTATAGGCGCCCTGTTGAATGGAGCATGCATATTTTTCTGCTTCAGCTTCTTCGCCCTTAGGAAAAGGTGCATTCAAACACGTCCCATCCACATCGAACACCATGCCGTGATAACAACACTTAATTCCATGTTCTTGAATCAAGCCATACTCAAGTGAAGCGCCACGATGTACGCAATGCGCATGCAGCAAACCAACTCTTCCGCTGCCATCACGAAACGCGACTAACTCTTCGCCCAAGATTGTTAAAAACTTTGGCGTGTCAGTGAGCTCAATTGACATACAAACTGGATGCCAAAAGCCACGCATGTATTCACCCATTGGAGTGCCTGGACCCACTTCGGTGAGTTCTGGATCATGACCAGGAACTTTATTGGTGTAGTAGCCACCGTAGGGTACTAATTTCTTAGGTGTGCCACCTGCTCCAGCTGAGGCGCCAACTTTCTTTTCTGCCTGCTCCTGTTTGCTTGTCATTACTGGGGTCTCCTATTAATTGACTGGTCTTTTTACTTTGTATACTGTATACAGAGTATATAATATTTTTTAAATGGGTGCAGACCCCAAAACACGATTTCAGGCTTCCAGAACCCCAAAAGATGCTTTCACAACTTAATAAACTGCCAGCTAGAACTGATTATGTCCAAGCGGTTTACACCGCCCTATTAGATGCAATTAGTGATGGCTCTCTTCCGCCCGGAACACGCATTACCCAGGAAGACATTGCTGAACAAATGAATGTTTCTCGCTTACCAGTGCTTCAGGCACTGCGCATGTTGAAGAATGATGGCTTTGTTGAAGATGCCCCCGGTAGAGGCCTGCAAGTCACTGCATTAAATATTGAGTGGATCGATAAACTGTATGAAGTACGCGGCGCATTGGATTCTTTGGCGGCAAAACTAGCCGCCCAAAAGAAATGTGTGATTAATCCCGCACTAATCAAACATGGTCGTGCTGTATCTGAAAAGAGCGATGTCAAGGCATTGATTGATGCAGATATGGCTTTTCATAGTGCAATCTATGAGGCTTCAGAAAATCCACTCATTGCCAAAAGCGCTCACTTACATTGGGTGCATCTTCGCCGAGTGATGGGTGCTGTACTGCAATCTACCCAAGGCTCAACTATTTGGGATGAACATCAGGCAATTGCAGATGCCATTAAAAATGGGGATGAGAGAAAAGCTGCTGAACTCTCTGAGCTACATGCAATGCGAGCCAGAAAAAATCTTATTGGACAGCTTGAGCAGGTGCTATCGAGTAATTAAAAAATCCCAGCATGCTGGGATTTTTCTTTCTGCACTTCTTTTAAGATTACGCAAACATATCTGGTTGATTTTCTTTTAAATAACCCCAGATTGGCTGGAAGTGTAACCAGCCAATATACTCGCTACCTACGTGCTCACGACTGTAACGGGCAACCTCGGGAGAGAGCAAGTTAGGCTTGATGCCAGTTGCCTCAACCAACATCTGCTGCTTGCAGCAACGCTCCAAAGCAATAAACCAAAATGCTGCAGCTTCAATACTATGGCGACTCACCGTAAGCAAACCATGATTGCGATGAATAATGGCCTTCACCTTCTTCAATGATCCTGCTACGTTGTAACCTGCATTATCTTCAACTGCTACTTGGCCTGCTTGTTCTGCTAGAACCATATGGTCTTCAAAGAATGCAGCAGCATCTTGAGAGATTGGATCTAAAGGTTTTCCTAAGGCTGCAAATGCTGTTCCATAAACTGTATGGGCATGACACATAGCAACAATGTCTGGATGTTTTTCATGAACTGCCGCATGCAATACAAAACCAGCACGATTCAATGCATGCTTGCCTTCCAAAATATTACCTTCATGATCTGCCAAAATTAAATTAGAAACTTTGACTTGATCAAAATGTACTGCCATTGGATTTGTCCAATATAGGTTTGGATGCTCAGGATCACGAACAGTTAAATGCCCTGCAAATCCATAGTCAAACTTTTCTAAAGCGAACGCTCTGCATGCAGCGACTAATCGCTCTTTGAGGTGCTGACGCTCCTCGGCAAAGTTCTTAAATTTTGGCAGGTAAGGAAAAATCTGGGATTTGTCTTCTGGTTGATAGATAGACTCTCTGCCACCCAAGTCCAACTTACGTTCTCTCTCCATTACTTCAGCCATGTGAATTCCTTTTTATATACAGATAAACGCGCCACCAACAGCACAACTAGACTGTAATCATGGGCTTTCGAGAGGGTTTTGACAAACGATAACTGTTCATGGAGAGATGAATATAAATCATGTATATTATATTTACATGAGAAAAATGCCAAATTATGTACTATTGCGCGCTTTTGAGGCCGCTGCACGCCTTGAGAGCTTTACCTTGGCCGCAAAAGAATTACACCTCACTCAGTCGGCAATTAGCCATCAAATAAGAGAACTTGAGGATTATTTTGGAAAGCCGCTTTTTTTACGCAAGAATCGTAAAGTGGAGCCCACCGCTGAAGGACGTCGCCTATTAGATTCCCTCTCCAGGGTCTTTGATGTCATTGAAGCGGCATGTAATGAAGTCACTCTTGCTCCAAGCTCGCAAGTTCTTGCCCTACATTGCTCGCCTAGCTTTGCAGCCAAGTGGCTTAGTCCAAGACTGCCGGAATTCATTAAGGACAATCCCGACATTACTATTCGACTGACATCGGGAGCAGAGCCAATTGATCTTCTGCGCAACCAAGAAGTGGATATCGCCATCTCTTATCAATCCATTCATGAAGGACCTGGCATCACCTCAATCTCCTTGGGCGAAGAAAACATTGTTCCCCTCTGTGCCCCTCATTTAATTGACCCCAAGGTTCCTATAGACGAATTGATGAGTAGACTCACCTTAATTGAGTCGTCTCTCAATCACCATACCTGGGAACAATGGTTTGAGATAAATCATCTTAAAAACCCATCAACTCGCAAAATGTCATTTGATCGCGCAGCCCTCTCTGTATCAGCAGCAGTTGATGGAATTGGCGCTGTACTTGAGAGCGTGCGATTTGCTGAAAGAGAGATCTTGCGTGGCGAGCTTGTAGAACTTGGCAAAGGGACCTTCTTACCCACTACCGACAGAACACACTTTTTATCCTATCGGTCCAATGCAAAAAACAGTCAAAAAATAAAACTCTTCAAAGAGTGGATTTGCATTAAAGCTGGGGTGGCTGCAGAATGATCCCCCAATCTATTTTTTCAACCAATCAATAATGAGTTTGGTTACTTGCTCAGGTTGCTCACGATGCAAGAAATGGCCAGCGTTATCTACTAGCTTAAATTCATACTCTTTATTGAAATACTGTGACTGCTCCAGCATGAGTTCAGCTCGCAAATCTTCTTTGCCGCATAGCGCAAGTGTAGGGACCTCAATAGGGCGAGCCATTTTTTCCCGAACAGATATTAAATTAGGATCTGCTTTAGTCACATCAAACATTGCGCGATAGTAAGCCAGTGTTGCAGCCAAAACCCCTGGCTTTTCTAGGGTGTCTTTGACGGCTTGAATATGCGCCTCATCGCGATGACTTGGAATGGTCCAATAGGACCAAAGATAATCAATGAAAGCTTGGTTGTTTGCAAGAATAGCCTTCTCTGGTAGATCCGGCAATTGAAAGAACCACCAATGAAAAGATCGATGAATATGTTTGGGATTTACTAGGCTTTCGGTCACTTGACCTGGATGAGGCACTGCCATAACAACGGCACGAGAAATTAGCTCTGGATATGCAGCCAGTACGGCATAAGAAATAATGGCACCCCAATCTTGACCAACAAGATGAACGGGCTGATCCTCAGAAAACATTTTAATTAATCCAGCAATATCTTCTACTAGCGTTGCTTTGTCATAAAACCCACCAATAGGAATTTCAGTAGGCCTATAACCGCGCAGGTAGGGGGTAACCACTCGATAGCCTTGTGCAACAAGCGCGGGTATTTGATGGCTCCAAGTCGTAGCGATATCTGGGAAGCCATGCAATAACATGACTAAGGGTCCCTGACCTTCCTCATGATAGGCAAACTTCAGGTTGTTAGCGTTAATATATTTGAGAGTCATGATTTAGAGTAATAAGGGTTGCACAAAGCAAGACGCCGCTTTTTGGGCGGCGTCTGCTCAACTATAAATTCCTATTTAAGGAAATTATTTCTTCTTTGCTGCGATGGGACCGGCTGCATCTTCTGCGTTCAGATATTCAACGCGACCATTTTCAACTACGCCCATCACTACATTCTTAGGCTTAATTGCTTCATGATCACCAGCTATATATGGCTTGACATAGGTTGTTATTACACCCTCTACTGGAGCATTCAAATCATTCAATGCAGCCAAGATTTTTGGCCCCTCTGTACTGTTAGCCTGTTTAATAGCGGCAGCCATCAAGTACACAGAGTCATATCCTTGAGCTGCTGACACTGCAGAAGGAATCAAACCGTTCTTTGGGTTGTACTCTTTTAAGTACGCATCAATAAATGCCTTACGTTTTGGTGTATTGCCTAATTGAATAAAGGTTTGCGGCATCACAGCGCCGTTACCATTTTTACCAGCTGTATCAATAAAGTTAGAGAGCGATAAAGTCCAGCTGCCAATCATTGGTTTTTTCCAGCCCAACTTTGCCATGCCATTAGCAATTTGAGCCAACTCAGGCCCAATTGCATAAGTCAAAATGACTTCA
Above is a genomic segment from Polynucleobacter sp. MG-5-Ahmo-C2 containing:
- the maiA gene encoding maleylacetoacetate isomerase: MKPKLYSYWRSSAAFRVRIALNLKGMDYEVIPIHLSKNGGEQLSEAYISKNPTRLVPLLDDGKNCIHQSLAIIEYLDEIQSTPALLPSSPIDRAWVRSLAMDIAIDIHPISNLRVLRYLIKQVGASNEAKDTWYQHWIKVGMDSLEKKLGADPRVGRFAFRDQPGLIDICLVPQLFNAVSTKMDMSPYPTLMKIFNECMKLPAFIDASWEKQIDAEGLNPSI
- a CDS encoding class II aldolase/adducin family protein → MAEVMERERKLDLGGRESIYQPEDKSQIFPYLPKFKNFAEERQHLKERLVAACRAFALEKFDYGFAGHLTVRDPEHPNLYWTNPMAVHFDQVKVSNLILADHEGNILEGKHALNRAGFVLHAAVHEKHPDIVAMCHAHTVYGTAFAALGKPLDPISQDAAAFFEDHMVLAEQAGQVAVEDNAGYNVAGSLKKVKAIIHRNHGLLTVSRHSIEAAAFWFIALERCCKQQMLVEATGIKPNLLSPEVARYSREHVGSEYIGWLHFQPIWGYLKENQPDMFA
- a CDS encoding LysR substrate-binding domain-containing protein: MRKMPNYVLLRAFEAAARLESFTLAAKELHLTQSAISHQIRELEDYFGKPLFLRKNRKVEPTAEGRRLLDSLSRVFDVIEAACNEVTLAPSSQVLALHCSPSFAAKWLSPRLPEFIKDNPDITIRLTSGAEPIDLLRNQEVDIAISYQSIHEGPGITSISLGEENIVPLCAPHLIDPKVPIDELMSRLTLIESSLNHHTWEQWFEINHLKNPSTRKMSFDRAALSVSAAVDGIGAVLESVRFAEREILRGELVELGKGTFLPTTDRTHFLSYRSNAKNSQKIKLFKEWICIKAGVAAE
- a CDS encoding GntR family transcriptional regulator yields the protein MLSQLNKLPARTDYVQAVYTALLDAISDGSLPPGTRITQEDIAEQMNVSRLPVLQALRMLKNDGFVEDAPGRGLQVTALNIEWIDKLYEVRGALDSLAAKLAAQKKCVINPALIKHGRAVSEKSDVKALIDADMAFHSAIYEASENPLIAKSAHLHWVHLRRVMGAVLQSTQGSTIWDEHQAIADAIKNGDERKAAELSELHAMRARKNLIGQLEQVLSSN
- a CDS encoding 2Fe-2S iron-sulfur cluster binding domain-containing protein — encoded protein: MNKISSVDSEGLVIEVQSTGQKISITRAESIIDALAKIGIEVPTSCQSGLCGTCKTRYISGDVEHGDCILSETEHQEYLTPCISHIKSGTLVLDL
- a CDS encoding trimeric intracellular cation channel family protein → MDEINFWIGIIATMAFAVTGVLAIADRGVDLFGVLVLGLITAIGGGTIRDIILEAPIFWSEGQIYVWLALGASVLTFFAESFFTQPQIYRWMLYIDAFGAALFAIQGADKAWGMDFGLPVAPVILGVITAIGGGLLRDILAGRKTLLMSHELYAIPVTLGCCAYVLVLNFIPQYAIEGSVLCMLGIFGLRAAAIYWDLRVPKMFITKTR
- a CDS encoding Rieske 2Fe-2S domain-containing protein codes for the protein MTSKQEQAEKKVGASAGAGGTPKKLVPYGGYYTNKVPGHDPELTEVGPGTPMGEYMRGFWHPVCMSIELTDTPKFLTILGEELVAFRDGSGRVGLLHAHCVHRGASLEYGLIQEHGIKCCYHGMVFDVDGTCLNAPFPKGEEAEAEKYACSIQQGAYKAFERNGLVFAYMGAPDKEPPFPEWESDFTVAPGDELVPYSNFQHCNWLQVQDNAADNFHTAELHAAKNVVGGHYQGTTFDEVGAPTMEVHPDMQFVPIHGGRGLACSGARRVNNEKLFIRVQHQVLPNLSLHAYTSEDGSNKKLFSRFHIIRWTVPVDDINSKMIGWRVMGPGIDTRGIGQKELVGYESIDFLDGQVALRRNERFGNHTINDLVEIPSDHRARSNYKMAQYAPGDYEAIISQRPIAIHALENPTKFDAGPYLFRKMLRDAVRGSNPAASAEAFSEWLKEINGAPNSYCSGNVFELPIGASTEEEVAQRRFVAKGVIAILTESEQYKGKERNDFVKAKMEELEQTAKAQFKH
- a CDS encoding ketopantoate reductase family protein, yielding MIYKKIYVLGAGAVGCYFGGMLARGHHDVTFIARPERTAALNESGLEMDCKAFHETVQVKASADPSILSDADLVLLSVKSLDTERMLAEVKSILPSKAVILSLQNGVANIDLASKIIANPIYAAVVYVAAEMIGPRTMKHHGRGELLIGNLGQGTSVGDQNLKEITRLFEEAGVPCSLAPQIKRDMWLKFMVNCSFNAISGIGQIPYGEMMKSPGIVKLIEEITKEFLVIAAHEKVDISMSEALAVNKSIATTMLTQVSSTAQDLARGKMTEIDFLNGYIVELGKRYKVATPYNESVYALVKMLESQIK
- a CDS encoding alpha/beta fold hydrolase, with protein sequence MTLKYINANNLKFAYHEEGQGPLVMLLHGFPDIATTWSHQIPALVAQGYRVVTPYLRGYRPTEIPIGGFYDKATLVEDIAGLIKMFSEDQPVHLVGQDWGAIISYAVLAAYPELISRAVVMAVPHPGQVTESLVNPKHIHRSFHWWFFQLPDLPEKAILANNQAFIDYLWSYWTIPSHRDEAHIQAVKDTLEKPGVLAATLAYYRAMFDVTKADPNLISVREKMARPIEVPTLALCGKEDLRAELMLEQSQYFNKEYEFKLVDNAGHFLHREQPEQVTKLIIDWLKK